DNA sequence from the Huiozyma naganishii CBS 8797 chromosome 10, complete genome genome:
CTTTGTACCAATATCAGCCATACTCAAACCGCGCCCACACCCAGTATTCAAACACCGAAAGATTACTGACCCAATGTCATCGATGAGTTCGATATATATTAGTGAATAACTaaaggaaaatttttttagtATGTCATAAAGCGCAACGCTAAGGGCATCACACCAAAATGAAGAATAGTCTCGCGGAGACAACAAAGAGGAGGCTTCCAGACGACGATGAGGGGACATCCAAGGTGGATAAACGAGTTAACCAAGACTACAAGAGATCGAGGGATCTGAATTGCGTTATAGTAAGGAATTTACCCAAAAGTTCCAACCAGCACAAAATAAGGAAGCTATTCCAGGATTGTGGTGAGATTAAGCACATCGATGTGTGTGAATCTGAGGATAAGACAACCAGGATATCTAAAATAGAATTTTGCAATTACGACGAGACTCTAAGTGCGCTAACAAAAACTTTAAAGCAAGTCGGAGCAAAACGTATTGAGGTCTCGATCTACAAAGATAGCACCTTATGGATAACAAACTTCCCGCCCGGTTACACTGCAGTAGATATAAAACTGCTGTTTTCTGAACTTAACAAATCTGTCCTTTCTGTAAGGTTACCGTCCTTAAGATTTAACGCAAACAGACGGTTCGCATACGTTGATTTGTTGTGTCCTGAAGATGCTCAATATTGCATCAGTGCATTAAATGGGAAAGATATCGATGGGTACTCCCTTGTAATAAAGGTTTCGAACCCGTTGGAGAGGACGAAAAGAACAGACGCGGCCGTTGtagagagaagagaaatATTTGTCAGAAACTTGGATGCGCAGACGATCACCGAGGAGCAATTGAGACTGGCGTTTGCTGGGTTTGGTAGCATTGAAGGTATTCGTATTCCAAAGGGCCCTGATCATGAAACATCCGGGGATTTGAAGAATGCCTGTGCATTCATAACGTACAAGATTCACGAGGAGGCCCTTGCTGCTGTATCATTGAACAACACTGACCTGAACGGAAGGACTATAACAGTTGCGCTGGCAGATCGCAAGTCGTACTTGGAACGGCAGGAAATCAAACACATCCTCAACAATAGCAACAGCGGTAGATCTCTCAATATCTTTTCGTTATACCCACTGTCAGACAGGGTATCCAAAGAACAAATCAGGATTCTTCTGAAAGATAGTTGTTCTGTAGAGACAGAGAGCATAAAAGATATATTCCTTGTCACCGATTTGAAAGGTGCATTGGTAGATTGCAATGATGATAAAGTAGCGGCTAAGTGTATTATGAAGCTTGATAACACAAcgtttcaaaacaaaactaTCAACTGTGGTTCAGTGAACGACTTGAAAAACAGCGGGAGAGGGAAACCTACTCGTCATCAAAGACCAGCTCTGTTGGAAGTGAGACCACAGACAGTTACGGAAACGAAAAATGAAGAGCCAGTCTCTAAGCCCCAGATGTCCAACGATGATTTTAGAAAAATGTTTCTGGGGAAATGAGACAGACAAACCATTATTATATACAGGTAAATGTTTAAGAACGTACATCAATTGGCCAGCTTCCCGTTTTTAATAAAAAACCATTTATCAACCTCATTAGGAATCCCCACTGGTTCATGAAAGTCGTCATCTAGAGTCACTCCCTCGCCAGCTCTGCGGGTGCACGGCAAATCATTCACTTTAGTATCAAGATTATTACAAACTAGTTTTGACCACGCGTCGTGGCACTCCCTAATAACACCCATTGTATGCTCTGCATCACAATATTGTCCATTGAGAGCAAATTTATTCTCTGGTTTCCCGCTAGGAATCTTGTAATTTTGTAACCATTCTCTTGTTGCTTCAAGCAACTTAGGCATGTACGTTTCCACATCATGTAGACTATCTATCTTTGTAAAAAGGGGATCTTTCTCGTTAATTACTATGACCTTCCAATCGAGCTCATCATCGTCAATGAGCGCTATTGATCCCAATACTTTGACTCTTGCGATAGTACCCGTGGGCAATATAGCGGACCCTATCTCGCAACAATCAATAGGATCATTGTCACCTTTAAGGCCATCAAGACCGCCTGTTGGATCTTCCCAAGTCTGCGGGATTGCCCCGTAATTATGGATGTATCCCTTAAATGGGAACAAATTGTTTACAAACCTAGCTTTCCCCTTCTTCGAGTCCTGCATAATCGGGTTAAAATCTTGCTCTTTGGACACCTCAAACTTTGCATTGGACCACCGAGGAATCTCCACAAGCATATTGACTGTATTCCCACTGATACCGATAGGCAAATCGTGGAACCATGATCCAAGCTCGCCATTAGGCATCTTAAGGTACTGCCTATAGTTAAGGGAGAACTTGGCCCCTCGGGAAACCGTGGAAAAAGATGCCTCTCTTTGTAAGTGTGAGCGAAGTACCGATAATCGCCTAAAGGCTTGTCGTTGCAACATGGTGCATGTATTGTACTTCTTTTACTGCCGAACCAACAGAGCTATTGGCAACTTCCTTCATTGAAAGCCTCATCGATTTTTCTCAACTTTCATTTTAAGTTGATGATTGTTCCAACAGATGGTGCAAACGAAGATCCTCGCCTCTTTGTTGACCTGATGGAGCATACCCCAGTTAGGAGATGGTGCAGCCTAGATGGGAGGGCATTGGAACCAAAGTTGAGTATCCTGCAGGTGAAAAAACTGCATGTATACGACTTCGATAACACTCTTTTCCG
Encoded proteins:
- the PRP24 gene encoding U6 snRNP complex subunit PRP24 (similar to Saccharomyces cerevisiae PRP24 (YMR268C); ancestral locus Anc_8.822) is translated as MKNSLAETTKRRLPDDDEGTSKVDKRVNQDYKRSRDLNCVIVRNLPKSSNQHKIRKLFQDCGEIKHIDVCESEDKTTRISKIEFCNYDETLSALTKTLKQVGAKRIEVSIYKDSTLWITNFPPGYTAVDIKLLFSELNKSVLSVRLPSLRFNANRRFAYVDLLCPEDAQYCISALNGKDIDGYSLVIKVSNPLERTKRTDAAVVERREIFVRNLDAQTITEEQLRLAFAGFGSIEGIRIPKGPDHETSGDLKNACAFITYKIHEEALAAVSLNNTDLNGRTITVALADRKSYLERQEIKHILNNSNSGRSLNIFSLYPLSDRVSKEQIRILLKDSCSVETESIKDIFLVTDLKGALVDCNDDKVAAKCIMKLDNTTFQNKTINCGSVNDLKNSGRGKPTRHQRPALLEVRPQTVTETKNEEPVSKPQMSNDDFRKMFLGK
- the PPA2 gene encoding inorganic diphosphatase PPA2 (similar to Saccharomyces cerevisiae PPA2 (YMR267W); ancestral locus Anc_8.820), producing MLQRQAFRRLSVLRSHLQREASFSTVSRGAKFSLNYRQYLKMPNGELGSWFHDLPIGISGNTVNMLVEIPRWSNAKFEVSKEQDFNPIMQDSKKGKARFVNNLFPFKGYIHNYGAIPQTWEDPTGGLDGLKGDNDPIDCCEIGSAILPTGTIARVKVLGSIALIDDDELDWKVIVINEKDPLFTKIDSLHDVETYMPKLLEATREWLQNYKIPSGKPENKFALNGQYCDAEHTMGVIRECHDAWSKLVCNNLDTKVNDLPCTRRAGEGVTLDDDFHEPVGIPNEVDKWFFIKNGKLAN